The Gemmatimonadota bacterium DNA segment TCGACGGAGAGGTCGTGATCAGACCCATGATGTACGTGGCGCTGAGCTACGACCACCGGATCATCGACGGACGGGAAGCCGTGCAGTTCCTGGCCAGGGTCAAGTCCTTGATCGAGGTGCCCGCGGCTTTGCTGCTCGAAGTGTGACGTTCTTTACGACGTTCTGTCAGCGATTCACCTGATTCCAGGAGGAACTGATGGCGTGGTGGGTCTGGATTGTTGGCGGCGTGTTGCTCTGCCTGGCCGAGATGGCCACGCCCGGCGCCTTCTACCTGCTGTTCTTCGGCGTCGCCGCGCTCGTGGTCGGCGTGCTGGCCTGGGTGGGACTGGTGGAAACGACCTGGGTTCAGTTTCTACTGTTTTCGGTCGTCTCCATCGCCTCGCTCGTCCTGTTCCGTCGGATGCTGACCGAAAAACTGAATCCCGATGAGCCCGCCACGAAGATCAACACTTTGGAGGGCGAATCAGCAACCGCCCTCGAGGACATCCCGGCCCAGGGCACCGGCAAGGTGGAAGTGCGCGGCACGAACTGGAACGCCGTGAACAAGGGAGACACACTTATCGAAAAGGGACAGGCCTGCGTTGTCGAACGTGTTGAAGGCGTCTCACTCTGGGTAAGGAGCGCGTAAACTCAACCCGGATGGCGTCGAGGGGTTTCTAACGACCTCGCCCGTCTCTAATCGCGCTGGAAGGAATCTGTAATGGAAACCTTGATTGTAACCATCGTCGTCGCGATCGCCGCGATCATATTCCTGAGAAACCTGATCATCGTCGTGCCGCAGCAGGAAGCCCGCGTCATCGAAAGGCTGGGGAAGTACAGCAAGACGCTAAATGCCGGTTTCTACATCCTGCTGCCCTTCGTGGACCGGGTGGCTTATCGGCACACGCTGAAGGAACAGTCCATCGACATCCCGGAACAGCTCTGCATCACGCGGGACAACGTCCAGGTCGGCGTGGACGGGGTCCTCTACATGCAGGTGCTGGACGCGGAGCGGGCCTCCTACGGCATAGCCGATTACGACCTGGCCATCACGCAGCTCGCCCAGACGACCCTGAGAAGCGAGGTCGGCAAGATCGATCTGGACAAGACCTTCGAAGAGCGCGGCGCCATCAACTTTGCCGTTGTCAGCGAACTGGACAAGGCGTCCGATCCCTGGGGCGTCAAGGTCCTGCGGTACGAAATCAGCAATATCAGTCCGCCGCGGGACGTCCTGGAAGCCATGGAGAAGCAGATGCGGGCGGAACGGGAGAAGCGTGCGGCCATCCTGAATTCGGAGGGGCTGCGCGACTCCAACATCAACCAGGCCGAGGGCGAGAAGCAGAAGGTCATCAAGGAATCCGAGGCCACGAAGCAGCAGCAGATCAACGAGGCCGAGGGCGAGGCCCAGGCCATTCTCACCGTCGCCAACGCCACGGCCGAGGGCGTCCGGGCCATCGCGGGCGCCATCAAGTCGGATGGTGGCGACGAGGCCGTGCAGCTGCGGGTGGCCGAGCAGTACATCGAGACCTTCGGCAACCTGGCCAAGTCGGGCAACAGCCTGATCATTCCGTCCAATCTCAGTGACGTCAGTTCCATCATCGCGTCGGCCATGTCCGTGATCAAGCACGACCGGACCGCGGACAACGGCGATCGGGGGCGCGTCTAGCTCACGACCATGCCCAACCGACCGAAGATCGCCGCGATCACGACCATCTACCACCCGTACGCCCACACACAGCATATCGTGGACCGCTTTCTGGAGGGGTACGGCTGGGCCGGACGGCACCACCACCCGCCTATGGACCTGGTATCCCTGTACGTGGACCAGGTGCGGGAGAACGATCTCAGCAGGGACCGGGCCGCTCGGTTCCCCGGGATGAAGATCTACCCCACGGTCGCCGAAGCCCTCACCCTGGGCGGGGATGCTCTGCAGGTGGACGGCGTCCTCCTGGTGGGCGAGCACGGCGAGTATCCGGCCAACGAGAAGGGGCAGCGCCTCTATCCGCGCTACGAACTGTTCCGCGAGATCGTGGAGGTCTACGAGACCAGCGGCCGTTCCGCGCCGATCTTCAACGACAAGCACCTGTCATGGAACTGGGATTGGGCCCGGGAGATGTACGATACGTCGCGGCGGCTGGGGTTTGCTTTCATGGCGGGGTCCAGCCTGCCGGTCACCTGGCGGACACCCTCGGTCGACATGCCCCTGCACGCCGAGGTAGAGGAGGCCGTGTGCGTGTGCTACGGCGGGGTCGACAGCTACGACTTCCACGGCCTGGAGACCCTGCAGTGCATGGTCGAACGGCGCAGTGGCGGAGAAACGGGCGTAGCCTGGCTCCACGCCCGGCGCGGCGAGGCCTTCTGGGAAGCCTACCACGAGGAAGCGTGGTCCCGCGAACTCTTCGAAGCGGCGCTCTGCCGCAGCCATACGCTGAAACCCTCCCGCGACGGCTTCAACCATATCTTCCCGACCATCAACGAGATGAAGCGGATGGTGGAAGATCCGGTGGCCTACACCTA contains these protein-coding regions:
- a CDS encoding NfeD family protein, whose translation is MAWWVWIVGGVLLCLAEMATPGAFYLLFFGVAALVVGVLAWVGLVETTWVQFLLFSVVSIASLVLFRRMLTEKLNPDEPATKINTLEGESATALEDIPAQGTGKVEVRGTNWNAVNKGDTLIEKGQACVVERVEGVSLWVRSA
- a CDS encoding paraslipin → METLIVTIVVAIAAIIFLRNLIIVVPQQEARVIERLGKYSKTLNAGFYILLPFVDRVAYRHTLKEQSIDIPEQLCITRDNVQVGVDGVLYMQVLDAERASYGIADYDLAITQLAQTTLRSEVGKIDLDKTFEERGAINFAVVSELDKASDPWGVKVLRYEISNISPPRDVLEAMEKQMRAEREKRAAILNSEGLRDSNINQAEGEKQKVIKESEATKQQQINEAEGEAQAILTVANATAEGVRAIAGAIKSDGGDEAVQLRVAEQYIETFGNLAKSGNSLIIPSNLSDVSSIIASAMSVIKHDRTADNGDRGRV